The following nucleotide sequence is from Columba livia isolate bColLiv1 breed racing homer chromosome 13, bColLiv1.pat.W.v2, whole genome shotgun sequence.
CTGCCTGAAGATGCCCCGCAGAGTTTCCAGCTCCCGGGTGAGCTGCTCCACCCGCTTGCGCAGCCGCTCGTTGTCGGTGGTGAGCTCCAGCACCTTCTGCTGCGTCTCCACGTTGCGCTGCTTGGCCTTGTCGCGGCTCTTGCGCACCGCGATGTTGTTGCGCTCCCGGCGCACACGGTACTCGTTGCTGTTCTTGTCCACTGTCTTTTTCGATTTGCTCCGGTGGTCCGCGGACATCATTTTGAGGGCGCCGGCGGCGGGCAGGCCGCCGGGAGGGTGCGGATGGTGCGGGTGGTGCGGGCTGGGCACGGGCGTGGGGGGCGGCGTGGGGTGCCCGGGCTGAAGGTGCATGGTGGTCTGGGCGCAGTGGGCGATCTGGTACTGCAGGTGGGACgggtgctgctgcagagcatggTGGGGGTAGAGGGCCGACAGGGCCGCCGACTtgacctcctcctcctcgcggGGCTCCTGCTTAATCACCAGCGGCCGCAAGCCGGGCGCGGCGATGCGCTCGTACAGGGGGTCGAGCTTGCCGTCCATGTAGCCGGCCGCGCAGCCGAAGAGCggctgctggtggtgctgctgctggtgccccGGCGCCGAAGCGGCGGCGCCGGCCCCATGCATGCTGTGGAAGTCGAAATCCCCGGCCAGGATGGCCTTGGCTTTCTCTTGCTGCTTGCTGTGCTGGAAGAGGTCGGCCAGGAACTCGTCGTTGAAGGCGGCGGGGTCGATGTAGGCGCTGATGTCGATGGAGTTCTCGTTCTCGCAGATGTCGCCGAGCTCCGCGCCGCCAGTAGCAGGTGCCGCCGCCGAGGGAGCCTCTCTGTAGCTGTAGGCGCTGCCGGGCAGGGGAGTCTGGAGCTGGTGGTGCTGGCCGCTGCTCATCGGGGGCCGGGAATCGACCTCGTAGAAGTTGGCTTGCTCCATGAAGCACCTACAGTGTGCCGGGCATGGTGAAGGGCTCCTGCAATCCAGGTTTCGGACGGGGCAGCGGCGGCGACTCTATCAAGCCCGCGGAACCCCGGCCCGCGGCAGCGAACGGCACCGCGGCACGGTGCGGCACGGAACGGCTCGCCCCAGTCCGCCCGAGCTCCGCTcgctgcctgcctgccctgtTGCTAGTGGGCTGCCTCGGTCCTGCGTGCCGTATATATACACACCCCCGCAGAAGGGCCTGGGATCGCCCTCTAGTGTCCTGCTGGGAACCTTTGACCACCGCGCAGCCGGGTCTTAGCGCCCTGGCAGGGCAGAACCGCCCGCCCTCCCGTGGGAGCCGCCGTGGGGAGAGTGGCCCGCACGCCCCGGCTCCCCGCCGACGCCCCGAACTCAGCGGGCACAGGGCGCTGGGCTTCGGCCGCCGAGGACGCTCCGCGCTGGTAAGAGGCCCGAGGAAACAGAGCGGGGACTTCGTGCCCTCCCTTCCCGGGGCCGCTCAGCGTGGCAGGGCGGCCAAAGGCAGCTGGTACATTTCCACCGCCTGCTCTCATCCCTGCGCCGAGCGCTCCGACTCAGCGACTCGCCGGCCGCGCTGCAGAGAAAGTCTCAAAGTTCAACATCACCCGCGCGTTCTTGCACTTATTTGGCCAGTCGGGAATATTTGCCCTGCCGTGTTTGCCTGCGGGACCCAAGGCGCTGCTTCACCCGCGGAGCCCGGCCCCGAGCGGCGCTAGGACCCGTCCGCGGACGGCGCCCGGCGGGCAGGGGCGGAGACCTCGGGGGGCAGCGGCAGATCCCCGGCTCCGCTCTGCTCGGTAGTGATCGGCCGGGGACCGCCCTGCCCTCTTCTGCGCTTATTGTCGGTCTGTCAAGCCCGGCGGAGCTGCCCTCCTGGGACGGGACAGCCCGACCCCGGCCGTCTGCCCGAGCCCCGCGGCGGCAGCCCGGTGCGGGGCACTCCCGGCGCCGGCGGCTTTCGCCGTACGCAGGAAGGGTGGGATAAGCGCGCGGGTCTCCCCCTTCACTCCCGCACGAATCAAACAGGTAAATTTAATTATAGATTTCCCCAAATGAACACACAGCAATGTTGACCAGTGTCGGACGCGGGCCGACTCCGGACGTTTACCCGAGATAACCCGGCAGCACCCAGGTAACCCGGGCGGgtgcccggccccgcggcgcaGCCTCCCCGCAGACCCTGCTTCCCTTCCCAGCCTCCGTTTTCCGTCGGCTTCGGAGAAAGCAATCGATGTTCCCGCACGGCGGGACCGGAGAGAGGAGCCGCCTGTCTCAGCCGCCGCGGCTCCTCTCCCGGGGCAGCAGGGTatgttcctgcagcagctcctgtgcgAAGCCACGGCCTTCCTAGGAGCTCCCTTCAGCTCGGGGCGGTGAGGATGCACATAATTTCCTCCTCCTGCGATCCCTCGCAGTCTGCAGAGCAGATGTATCTGTCCTCCCCTCCACACCTCCCAAGGTGCATTTTAGGAAGCCCCAACCAGTATTTAGCTCTGCTGGTCCAGAAGGCCCCTTTGAAACTGGCATAGAGAGAGGATGAGTCGAGGCCATTGGAGCAGGTGCTGGCCTGAAAATTGCTACAAGAAAATCTGCAGAGAGAATGATCCGAACAGTGAtggctggagaaaaaaatatcgCTATAATTTTTAGCCCTGG
It contains:
- the CEBPA gene encoding CCAAT/enhancer-binding protein alpha, producing MEQANFYEVDSRPPMSSGQHHQLQTPLPGSAYSYREAPSAAAPATGGAELGDICENENSIDISAYIDPAAFNDEFLADLFQHSKQQEKAKAILAGDFDFHSMHGAGAAASAPGHQQQHHQQPLFGCAAGYMDGKLDPLYERIAAPGLRPLVIKQEPREEEEVKSAALSALYPHHALQQHPSHLQYQIAHCAQTTMHLQPGHPTPPPTPVPSPHHPHHPHPPGGLPAAGALKMMSADHRSKSKKTVDKNSNEYRVRRERNNIAVRKSRDKAKQRNVETQQKVLELTTDNERLRKRVEQLTRELETLRGIFRQLPESSLVKAMGSCA